Proteins encoded together in one Macadamia integrifolia cultivar HAES 741 chromosome 8, SCU_Mint_v3, whole genome shotgun sequence window:
- the LOC122085411 gene encoding uncharacterized protein LOC122085411, whose product MESTQRGRMGSAQIIASNVMVPEVLTEDNYEFWKMYMKSYLLGEELWRIVEGTCHTPEPSDIGFNSWKQGNGKALHAIQISCGQEMVTLIKDIDSAKAAWDHLAFKHQEKIDQKNLPAQAGTYSTVGDHEDGARYLPLYQIVFSGDWQRTKNFLEENPEAMTARISVHGMTALQLAAIAGHLEIVEEMVKLMDPEALEIKSNYGGATVLIYAAIGGITKIAEVLVRKNGDLVHIPNLYGLIPVSIAGINGNKDMVRYLYSLTSKDALVSGECKNGATLLTTAIDFDMYDIALDLLRCYPILAVSSSSGGMTAIESLAQKPYAFRSGRPHNIWQRWIYSYAPIYKGRDTDYLDESSKDQNHITKVSCWLYGVFWCALNVLVPGVRSIHRTKRMHIQALKLLKCVCSQISILDEAKVKAVGVYSAIFQATKSGIVEIIVELIKKNPNFVWCEPADGRRIFQIAVLYRQEKIFNLIYGIGALKNDLAGGVDNDGNNILHFAGMVSPQSQLYRVSGAALQMQRELQWFQEVDMITRPPYRDQQNSSGLKPRELFKREHKELLKEGETWMKDTANSCMVVAALIATFTFAAVFTIPGGSYQDGFPIFLRKKLFLIFIISDASSLFSSATSVLMFLSILTSRYAEEDFLKSLPKRLIIGLSTLFISMATMMVAFCATLFLILGRQYRLVAILITFLAGVPVTLFVLLQFPLFLAMVHSTYGHGIFNRQAKLWLY is encoded by the exons ATGGAATCAACACAGAGGGGAAGAATGGGATCAGCACAGATTATTGCTTCAAATGTGATGGTTCCTGAAGTTCTTACAGAAGATAATTATGAATTCTGGAAGATGTATATGAAAAGCTATCTGTTAGGTGAAGAACTCTGGCGCATAGTGGAGGGAACTTGTCACACTCCTGAACCCAGTGATATTGGATTCAATTCTTGGAAACAGGGAAATGGAAAAGCTCTACATGCAATTCAAATTTCATGTGGACAGGAAATGGTAACCCTTATCAAGGACATTGATTCAGCCAAAGCAGCTTGGGATCATTTGGCCTTTAAGCATCAGGAAAAAATTGACCAAAAGAATTTGCCTGCACAAGCAGGGACGTACTCAACAGTCGGAG ATCATGAAGATGGAGCAAGGTACCTCCCACTATATCAAATTGTGTTTAGTGGTGACTGGCAAAGAACCAAAAATTTCTTGGAAGAAAATCCTGAAGCGATGACTGCAAGGATTTCAGTACATGGGATGACAGCTCTTCAACTTGCAGCTATAGCTGGACATTTAGAGATTGTAGAAGAAATGGTGAAATTGATGGACCCAGAAGCCTTAGAAATAAAGTCCAACTATGGTGGAGCCACAGTCCTTATCTACGCTGCCATCGGTGGAATTACTAAGATTGCAGAGGTACTGGTGAGAAAGAATGGAGATTTGGTACATATACCGAATTTATATGGTTTAATCCCAGTTTCTATAGCTGGTATCAATGGCAACAAGGATATGGTACGCTATCTTTATTCACTCACTTCCAAGGATGCACTAGTTTCTGGAGAATGCAAGAATGGTGCTACACTTCTTACTACTGCTATTGATTTTGATATGTACG ATATTGCTCTGGATCTTCTTAGGTGCTACCCAATATTAGCAGTTAGTTCAAGTAGTGGTGGTATGACGGCCATCGAATCGTTGGCACAAAAGCCCTATGCATTTCGAAGTGGACGACCACACAACATATGGCAACGATGGATTTACTCAT ATGCCCCAATCTACAAAGGAAGAGACACAGACTATCTTGATGAGAGTTCTAAAGATCAAAATCACATTAccaaag TTAGTTGCTGGTTGTATGGAGTATTTTGGTGTGCCCTTAATGTATTGG TCCCAGGAGTCAGAAGCATACACAGAACGAAACGAATGCATATCCAAGCCCTTAAATTACTCAAATGTGTTTGTTCTCAAATTTCAATTCTAGATGAAGCTAAAGTTAAAGCAGTGGGAGTGTATTCAGCCATCTTCCAAGCTACAAAGTCTGGGATTGTTGAGATAATTGTTGAGCTCATTAAAAAGAATCCTAATTTTGTTTGGTGTGAGCCTGCAGACGGGCGGAGAATATTTCAGATTGCAGTTCTGTATCGACAAGAAAAGATCTTCAATCTTATATATGGTATTGGTGCACTGAAAAATGATCTTGCAGGGGGTGTTGATAATGATGGTAACAACATTTTACACTTTGCTGGAATGGTATCACCTCAATCTCAACTATATAGGGTCTCGGGTGCTGCTTTGCAAATGCAACGGGAGTTGCAATGGTTTCAG GAGGTGGATATGATAACACGACCACCATATAGAGATCAGCAAAATTCGAGTGGCTTGAAACCTCGAGAGCTGTTTAAAAGGGAGCACAAAGAATTACTCAAAGAAGGGGAAACATGGATGAAGGATACTGCAAATTCATGCATGGTAGTGGCAGCACTAATTGCAACTTTTACATTTGCAGCAGTCTTTACTATTCCAGGAGGAAGTTATCAAGATGGCTTTCCCATCTTCTTGAGAAAGAAATTATTCTTGATTTTTATAATCTCTGATGCTTCATCACTCTTCTCTTCTGCAACTTCAGTGTTGATGTTCTTGTCCATCCTCACGTCCCGTTATGCCGAAGAAGATTTTCTTAAATCGTTACCAAAGAGATTGATAATTGGTCTATCCACGCTATTCATCTCCATGGCAACTATGATGGTGGCCTTTTGTGCAACCCTTTTTCTTATCCTTGGTAGACAATATAGGTTGGTTGCCATTCTCATCACTTTCCTTGCTGGTGTTCCAGttacattgtttgttttgttacAATTCCCACTCTTTTTGGCCATGGTGCATTCCACATATGGTCATGGAATTTTCAATAGGCAAGCAAAACTTTGGCTGTATTAG
- the LOC122085413 gene encoding UDP-glycosyltransferase 76B1-like, with amino-acid sequence MEETKRRGVRLVLFPFPLQGHINPMLQLASILYSKGFSITIIHTHFNSPNSSNYPNFTFVPIPDGLSDVQDSITDGFSLLPLLNLTCKVPFRDCLVQLLSNAETEEEHIACLISDPVMPFTQGVADSLKLPRLVLLTSSVQSFLAFAAYQVLRQKGYLPISDSQLETPVPELPPLRVKDLPAIETQNLEILYQFVDSMVNQLKASSGLTGNTFKLLEQSALATFTQEFPIPIFTLGPFHKLYPALSSSLLSQDRSCIAWLDTQPPRSVIYVSFGSLASMDEDEFVEMAWGLANSKCPFLWVVRSGSVHGLEQVEPVWPDGFLEMISEKGCIIKWAPQQEVLAHPAVGGFWTHNGWNSTLESICEGVPMLCRPSFGDQKVNARLVSHVWRVGLHMEENRLERGEIERSIRRVMVEKEGEEMRERAKSLKEKVEVCVRKGGSSHQSLEDLIAHILSF; translated from the exons ATGGAGGAAACAAAGAGGAGAGGAGTTAGGTTGGTGCTGTTTCCATTCCCATTGCAAGGTCACATAAACCCAATGCTTCAACTAGCTTCCATTCTCTACTCCAAAGGCttctccatcaccatcatccaCACTCACTTCAACTCTCCCAACTCCTCCAATTACCCTAACTTCACCTTCGTTCCCATACCCGATGGCCTATCGGACGTTCAAGACTCCATTACAGATGGcttttcccttctccctcttctcaacCTCACCTGTAAAGTTCCATTTCGTGATTGCCTGGTTCAGTTGTTATCTAATgcagaaacagaagaagagcATATTGCTTGTCTCATCTCAGATCCTGTGATGCCCTTCACACAAGGTGTAGCCGATAGTCTTAAACTTCCAAGGCTTGTGTTACTCACTAGTAGCGTCCAATCCTTTCTTGCCTTTGCTGCCTATCAAGTTTTGAGACAGAAGGGTTACCTCCCCATTTCAG atTCTCAATTGGAGACACCAGTACCGGAGCTCCCACCTCTGAGAGTGAAGGATCTGCCTGCGATCGAGACGCAAAATCTAGAGATCCTGTACCAATTTGTGGACAGCATGGTCAATCAATTGAAGGCCTCATCTGGACTCACTGGGAACACCTTCAAACTCCTTGAACAATCGGCCTTGGCAACATTTACTCAAGAATTCCCAATCCCAATATTCACATTAGGCCCTTTCCATAAACTCTACCCAGCTTTATCCAGTAGCTTACTGTCTCAAGACCGCAGCTGCATCGCTTGGCTAGATACACAACCACCTAGATCTGTAATCTATGTCAGCTTCGGCAGCCTAGCTAGCATGGATGAGGATGAATTTGTGGAGATGGCTTGGGGATTAGCCAATAGCAAGTGCCCCTTCTTATGGGTGGTTCGGTCTGGCTCGGTCCATGGCTTAGAACAGGTTGAACCAGTGTGGCCTGATGGATTCCTAGAAATGATTAGTGAAAAGGGTTgtattatcaaatgggccccaCAACAGGAAGTGTTGGCTCATCCTGCAGTGGGAGGGTTTTGGACCCACAATGGTTGGAACTCAACACTGGAGAGTATATGCGAAGGGGTGCCAATGCTGTGTCGGCCTAGTTTTGGAGACCAGAAGGTGAATGCGAGGTTGGTGAGCCATGTGTGGAGGGTGGGGTTGCATATGGAGGAGAACAGGTTGGAGAGAGGGGAGATTGAGAGAAGCATAAGAAGAGTAATGGTTGAGAAAGAAGGGGAGGAGATGAGGGAGAGGGCTAAGTCTTTGAAGGAGAAGGTAGAAGTTTGCGTCAGGAAAGGAGGTTCTTCCCATCAGTCTCTAGAGGACTTGATAGCTCACATCTTGTCGTTTTGA